Proteins from one Crocosphaera sp. UHCC 0190 genomic window:
- a CDS encoding DUF3598 family protein, translating to MIGSKWENFLKNLGEWQGSFTKFSGNGDLLGSTPSIISLEGQDNNQLVKFRVRRFGPGGYDETPTQDYSEEYRNLGKQAIFFDTGAFSKGSLQLAPFAEFGAEFGFVHEDRRLRCVQLYDRQGDLSNITLIREFRSGTNAQERPPLTLEKLLGKWQGTACTVYRDLRPDESYSTCLEIKKNDDTYVETVLSFGNQTITSQAKIEGNKLIINEGINPREILFLPDGTSSNAPLKYQLREPFLVEVGWLLNETERQRLIRSYDATGAWVSSTHIIEQKVG from the coding sequence ATGATAGGCAGCAAGTGGGAAAACTTTCTTAAAAATCTTGGGGAATGGCAAGGATCATTTACCAAATTTTCAGGCAATGGTGATCTACTGGGTTCTACTCCTTCAATTATTAGTTTAGAAGGGCAAGATAATAACCAATTAGTAAAGTTTAGAGTCCGTCGTTTTGGTCCTGGTGGTTATGATGAAACCCCGACTCAAGACTATTCCGAAGAATATCGTAACCTCGGTAAACAGGCAATTTTTTTTGATACAGGAGCTTTTTCTAAAGGTTCCTTACAATTAGCCCCTTTTGCTGAATTTGGGGCAGAATTTGGCTTTGTTCATGAAGATCGTCGCTTGCGTTGCGTTCAACTTTATGACCGTCAAGGAGACTTATCTAATATTACCTTAATTCGGGAATTTCGTAGCGGTACGAATGCCCAAGAACGTCCTCCTTTAACCTTAGAAAAATTATTAGGAAAATGGCAAGGAACCGCCTGTACTGTTTACCGAGACTTAAGACCTGATGAGAGTTATTCGACTTGTTTGGAAATCAAAAAAAATGATGATACTTATGTAGAAACTGTCTTGTCTTTTGGCAATCAAACAATTACATCACAAGCAAAAATAGAAGGAAATAAATTGATAATTAATGAAGGTATTAATCCTAGAGAAATTTTATTTTTGCCTGACGGGACATCCAGTAATGCTCCCTTAAAATATCAACTAAGAGAACCTTTTTTAGTCGAAGTAGGTTGGTTATTAAACGAAACAGAACGTCAGCGATTAATTCGTAGTTATGATGCTACTGGGGCTTGGGTAAGTTCAACTCATATAATTGAACAGAAAGTTGGATAA
- a CDS encoding 2-phospho-L-lactate guanylyltransferase: MNQTIVFEFSQEEDGGFVAECLTEDIFSQGDNWEQLKANVKEAVKGYYFDQKKELAFRIIIL, translated from the coding sequence ATGAATCAAACAATTGTTTTTGAATTCTCTCAAGAAGAAGATGGCGGATTTGTTGCAGAATGTTTAACGGAGGATATTTTTAGTCAAGGTGATAATTGGGAGCAACTGAAAGCTAATGTGAAAGAAGCAGTTAAAGGGTACTATTTTGATCAAAAAAAAGAATTAGCATTCCGAATCATAATCCTTTGA
- a CDS encoding pitrilysin family protein, whose amino-acid sequence MVIKFFKRSPSIRYIIALLTLLLLLWGNSPVLAQTTAPETPSSSITPYLNRAIERVTEFKLDNGMKFIVMENHDAPVVSFVTYADVGGTDEPDGKTGVAHFLEHLAFKGTTKIGTTNYTQERPLLDRLDQLFTQRKVAKAEGKEESAQKLAETFEKVQNEASEYIVQNAFGRIVETAGGVGINAATSAESTVYFYSFPSNKLELWLSLESERFLDPVFREFYKEQNVILEERRMRTENSPIGQMVEAFLGTAFTEHPYKRPTIGYNKDISNLNREDVQQFFNTYYGPGNITIAIVGDVKPEQVKQLAEVYFGRFPAKPAPPKLTKVEPKQTKTREVTLTLPSQPWYLEGYHRPALNHPDNAIYEVIATLLSSGRTSRLYQSLVQDKQVALVAQGFNGFPGDKYPNLILFYAQTSPKATVDQVADALAVEIEKLKTQPVSDQELERVKNQLRAGLLRSLDSNLGMARALTEYEVKTGSWRNLFDQLQAIEAVNAADIQRVAKETFTPENKTIGRILSQTKPPTDK is encoded by the coding sequence ATGGTCATTAAATTTTTCAAGCGATCGCCTTCTATCCGCTACATTATCGCCCTTTTAACCCTTCTCTTACTCCTATGGGGCAATAGTCCCGTTTTGGCTCAAACGACTGCCCCTGAAACCCCTTCCTCATCTATTACCCCCTATTTAAACCGAGCCATTGAACGGGTTACAGAATTTAAGTTAGACAATGGTATGAAGTTCATTGTCATGGAAAATCATGATGCTCCCGTGGTTTCCTTTGTCACCTATGCCGATGTAGGGGGAACAGATGAACCAGATGGCAAAACAGGGGTCGCCCATTTTTTAGAACATTTAGCCTTTAAAGGAACCACAAAAATTGGTACGACAAACTATACTCAAGAAAGGCCTTTATTAGACCGTTTAGATCAATTATTTACCCAAAGGAAAGTAGCTAAGGCAGAGGGCAAAGAAGAATCAGCCCAAAAATTAGCCGAAACTTTTGAAAAAGTCCAAAATGAAGCTTCAGAATATATTGTACAAAATGCCTTTGGTCGCATTGTGGAAACCGCAGGAGGCGTTGGTATTAATGCGGCAACTTCAGCCGAGTCAACGGTTTATTTTTATAGCTTTCCGTCTAACAAATTAGAGTTATGGCTGTCCTTAGAATCAGAACGTTTCTTAGATCCGGTTTTTCGAGAATTTTATAAAGAACAAAATGTCATCTTAGAAGAACGTCGAATGCGGACAGAAAATAGCCCCATTGGACAGATGGTAGAAGCATTTTTAGGAACAGCTTTTACCGAACATCCTTATAAACGTCCAACCATTGGTTATAACAAAGATATTAGTAATCTCAACCGTGAAGATGTACAGCAATTTTTTAATACTTATTACGGCCCTGGTAACATCACAATTGCTATTGTCGGAGACGTAAAACCGGAACAAGTAAAACAGTTAGCAGAGGTTTATTTTGGTCGTTTTCCTGCTAAACCTGCCCCTCCCAAATTAACGAAAGTAGAACCGAAACAAACAAAAACTCGTGAAGTAACCTTAACTCTACCTTCTCAACCTTGGTATTTAGAAGGCTATCATCGTCCCGCTTTAAATCATCCCGATAATGCCATTTATGAAGTCATTGCTACTTTGTTAAGTTCCGGTCGGACTTCCCGTTTATATCAATCTTTAGTGCAAGATAAACAAGTTGCTTTAGTTGCTCAAGGATTTAATGGATTTCCTGGGGATAAATACCCGAATTTAATCTTATTTTATGCTCAAACATCTCCCAAAGCAACCGTTGATCAAGTCGCCGATGCCTTAGCTGTAGAAATTGAAAAATTGAAAACCCAACCCGTTTCTGACCAAGAATTAGAAAGGGTCAAAAATCAATTACGGGCCGGTTTATTGCGGTCACTTGATTCTAATTTAGGCATGGCTCGTGCCTTAACTGAATATGAGGTTAAAACTGGCAGTTGGCGCAATTTGTTTGACCAATTACAAGCCATTGAAGCAGTCAATGCTGCGGATATTCAACGAGTCGCCAAAGAAACATTTACTCCTGAAAATAAAACCATTGGTCGTATTTTATCCCAAACAAAACCCCCCACTGATAAGTAA
- a CDS encoding CheR family methyltransferase, whose protein sequence is MNQHHQMIEALLSQRMGWEVSKIGSRQLAKAIATRQKACGFSDLPRYLERLQASAKEFQELIEQLVVRESWFFRHREAFVLLRHYITNQWLPHHPQETLRVLSIPCSTGEEPYSIAMTLLNSPLAPQQLQIEGMDISQIALSYAKQGIYSKNSFRNHDWVEHQQFFESKEESYQISESIRRQVKFSSKNLLAPWLPNDPPYHVIFCRHLLIYLDEPARDRVIKTLDRLLCNQGLLFVGAVETTLIKSPNFRFMAHPSAFAYQKILAPSSPKPSITDPPLQRLTPIKKTQTSQRVSLPQPPVSEPKLSLLEMARQLANQGKLKEAAQSCHDYLKRSPIDASAYLLLGEIYQAQGNNEQAQRYLQKALYLKPNYREALAHLVLLRESQGDVQGAAVLKNRMQRLDNL, encoded by the coding sequence ATGAATCAGCACCATCAGATGATCGAAGCGTTACTTAGCCAAAGAATGGGCTGGGAGGTGAGCAAAATTGGGTCACGTCAATTGGCCAAAGCTATTGCCACCCGTCAAAAAGCCTGTGGTTTTAGTGATCTTCCTCGTTATCTTGAACGCTTACAAGCTTCCGCCAAAGAATTTCAGGAATTAATTGAACAACTGGTTGTTAGAGAAAGTTGGTTTTTCCGCCATCGAGAAGCCTTTGTCTTGCTCCGTCACTACATTACCAACCAATGGCTGCCTCATCATCCTCAAGAAACCTTAAGGGTGTTAAGTATTCCTTGTTCCACAGGAGAAGAACCTTATTCCATTGCCATGACTTTACTGAATTCCCCCTTAGCACCTCAACAATTGCAGATTGAAGGGATGGATATCAGTCAAATCGCCCTAAGTTACGCTAAACAAGGGATTTACAGCAAAAATTCCTTTCGTAATCATGATTGGGTAGAGCATCAACAATTTTTTGAAAGCAAAGAAGAAAGCTATCAAATCTCTGAGTCCATTCGCCGTCAAGTGAAGTTTAGCAGCAAAAATCTCTTGGCCCCTTGGTTGCCGAATGATCCTCCCTATCATGTCATTTTTTGTCGTCATTTATTAATTTATTTAGATGAACCGGCCCGCGATCGCGTGATCAAGACCCTTGATCGCTTACTATGCAATCAAGGTCTGTTATTTGTGGGAGCAGTGGAAACCACCTTGATCAAATCACCGAATTTCCGCTTTATGGCCCATCCTTCAGCCTTTGCTTACCAAAAAATCCTCGCCCCATCTTCTCCGAAACCTTCTATTACTGATCCGCCTCTTCAAAGATTAACACCAATCAAAAAAACCCAAACATCTCAGCGCGTCTCCTTACCCCAACCCCCAGTCTCAGAACCTAAACTTTCTTTATTGGAAATGGCACGACAACTCGCTAATCAGGGAAAATTAAAAGAAGCGGCCCAGTCTTGTCATGACTATCTGAAACGCTCTCCTATTGATGCCTCTGCCTACTTATTATTAGGGGAAATTTATCAAGCGCAAGGGAATAATGAACAAGCGCAACGATATCTCCAAAAAGCCCTTTATCTCAAACCTAATTATCGTGAGGCTTTAGCGCATTTGGTCTTACTCAGAGAAAGTCAAGGGGATGTTCAAGGGGCGGCCGTTCTCAAAAATCGTATGCAACGACTAGATAATCTTTAA
- a CDS encoding amylo-alpha-1,6-glucosidase, giving the protein MTFNYGREICGNLNIAQSREWLITNGIGGYGCGTVAGVLTRCYHGLLVAALNPPLKRTLLLSKLDETIQYDYQTYACFTNRWFDGNVSPHGYLQIESFRLEGKIPVWTFACGDALIEKRIWMQQGSNTTYIRYHFKRGSKCLHLSIKALINYRDHHGTTQSGQWKMSVSEINQGVCVRAFPDAIPFYILAEGAEVSQNYHWHLGFDLAMERYRGLWDRDDHYNAATFNQTLQPGDSLTIVATTNPQSILTGHQALEERYDYEAALLNRCPSFSIPWMQQLVLAADQFIVDRPLSHNPEGKTIIAGYPWFADWGRDTMIALPGLTLTTGRPDIAHHILSTFAKYLDGGMLPNVFPDDNETPQYNTVDAILWYFEAIRAYYDSTNDIALLTHLYPLLQEVIDWHRQGTRYNIHLDSDHLIYAGQEKTQLTWMDAKVGDWVVTPRKGKPIEVNALWYNALIIMVEFSEILGHPSQEYQRMAQNTHKGFQRYWHPSLKYCHDVLDTPTGHDKSLRPNQIFAVSLPDSPAAPPLLKMEQQKSVVDTVAKTLVTSYGLRSLCPTHHQYKGHYGGDQVSRDGSYHQGVVWGWLIGHFVQAHWRVYGDRNLAKSFLEPMANHVNDACIGNISEIFDGDAPMTPRGCFAQAWSVAEVLRVWTKINES; this is encoded by the coding sequence ATGACCTTTAACTATGGACGAGAGATTTGCGGTAACTTAAACATAGCCCAATCACGGGAATGGTTGATTACTAATGGCATTGGGGGTTATGGTTGTGGCACAGTTGCGGGAGTATTAACCCGTTGTTATCATGGGTTGTTAGTCGCTGCGTTAAATCCTCCCCTGAAGCGAACCCTACTCCTGTCCAAACTCGACGAAACCATTCAATATGATTATCAAACTTATGCCTGTTTTACCAATCGCTGGTTTGATGGTAACGTCTCTCCTCATGGCTATTTACAGATCGAAAGTTTTCGCTTAGAGGGGAAAATTCCGGTTTGGACTTTTGCTTGTGGGGACGCGTTGATTGAAAAGCGCATTTGGATGCAGCAGGGAAGCAATACCACCTATATTCGTTATCACTTTAAACGGGGCAGCAAATGTCTTCATCTTTCCATTAAAGCCTTAATTAACTACCGAGATCATCATGGGACAACCCAGTCTGGCCAATGGAAAATGTCTGTTAGTGAAATCAACCAAGGGGTGTGTGTTAGGGCTTTTCCCGATGCGATCCCCTTCTATATCTTAGCGGAAGGGGCAGAAGTTTCCCAGAATTATCACTGGCATTTGGGTTTTGATCTGGCCATGGAAAGATATCGAGGATTATGGGATCGAGATGATCACTATAATGCTGCAACTTTTAATCAAACTTTGCAACCTGGAGACTCCTTAACCATTGTCGCAACAACTAACCCTCAAAGCATCTTAACAGGACATCAGGCCTTAGAGGAGCGATATGACTATGAAGCGGCCTTATTAAACCGTTGTCCTTCTTTTTCCATTCCTTGGATGCAACAATTAGTTTTGGCCGCCGATCAGTTTATTGTCGATCGCCCTTTAAGCCATAACCCTGAAGGTAAAACCATCATTGCGGGATATCCTTGGTTTGCTGACTGGGGACGAGATACGATGATCGCTTTACCAGGGTTAACCTTAACCACAGGGCGGCCAGATATTGCCCATCATATTTTGAGTACCTTTGCCAAATATCTGGATGGGGGAATGTTACCCAATGTCTTTCCTGATGATAATGAAACCCCTCAATATAATACAGTAGATGCGATTCTTTGGTATTTTGAAGCGATTCGAGCTTATTATGACTCTACCAATGATATCGCCCTTCTTACCCATCTCTATCCCCTGCTGCAAGAAGTCATCGACTGGCATCGTCAGGGAACTCGCTATAATATCCATTTAGATAGTGATCATCTTATCTATGCGGGCCAAGAGAAGACTCAATTAACTTGGATGGATGCAAAGGTTGGGGACTGGGTTGTCACTCCCCGTAAAGGCAAACCCATTGAAGTCAACGCTCTCTGGTACAATGCCCTGATTATTATGGTAGAGTTTTCTGAGATTTTAGGGCATCCATCCCAGGAATATCAACGCATGGCCCAAAATACTCATAAAGGGTTTCAACGCTATTGGCATCCTTCCTTAAAATACTGTCATGATGTATTAGATACCCCGACAGGTCACGATAAGTCCTTGCGTCCCAATCAAATTTTTGCGGTTTCTTTACCCGACTCCCCCGCGGCCCCTCCATTGTTAAAAATGGAACAACAAAAGTCTGTGGTGGATACGGTGGCGAAAACTTTGGTTACTTCCTATGGACTGCGATCGCTTTGTCCCACCCATCATCAATATAAGGGTCATTATGGAGGGGATCAAGTGTCAAGGGATGGCAGTTATCATCAAGGCGTTGTCTGGGGGTGGTTAATTGGCCATTTTGTTCAGGCCCATTGGCGGGTTTATGGCGATCGCAACCTGGCTAAAAGTTTCCTAGAACCGATGGCCAACCATGTTAATGATGCTTGTATTGGTAATATTAGCGAAATTTTTGATGGAGATGCTCCTATGACTCCGAGAGGGTGTTTTGCTCAAGCTTGGAGTGTGGCGGAAGTTCTGCGGGTTTGGACGAAAATTAATGAATCTTAA
- a CDS encoding pitrilysin family protein, which yields MTKRFRWLGIILMTTLLILLFRSPAIAQTPRHYSDLTFPPLKEISIPEYERYELDNGMVVYLMQDHELPLIKGTAIIRTGSRLEANDRVGLAEITGTVMRSGGTKQHSPAELNELLEQRAAEVETGIGTTSGNAGFNTLSEDIDLVFKLFSQVLREPAFDPTQLQLAKNQKRGEIARRNDDPDDIAGRELRQLIYGKNSPYGRIEEYATLDNITREDVIGFHQAYVRPDNMILGIVGDFDPKTMKTLIQETLGDWKPATPTPGVKIPSATQKYDSGVFLVNQPQLNQSSVLLGHLGGQLDNPDYPALSLVNGVLNGFGGRLFNDLRSRQGLAYTVYGSWNAAYDYPGLFVAGGQTRSETTVQFINSLMKEIERLRNSPITPEELSYAKESILNSFVFKFENPSQTLSRLMTYEYYGYPKDFIFSYQQGVKATTIEDIQRVAQKYLQPEQIITLVVGNEETINPPLSQLGKTVKIVDVTIPEGNKS from the coding sequence CTGACTAAACGTTTTCGCTGGTTAGGCATCATTTTGATGACAACCTTGTTAATTTTACTATTTCGTTCACCAGCCATTGCCCAAACCCCTCGTCATTACAGCGACTTAACCTTTCCTCCTTTAAAGGAAATTTCCATCCCCGAATATGAACGCTATGAACTAGATAACGGAATGGTAGTCTATTTAATGCAAGATCATGAACTACCCTTAATTAAAGGAACCGCGATCATCCGCACTGGATCACGCCTGGAAGCAAATGATCGCGTCGGGTTAGCAGAAATTACGGGAACGGTGATGAGAAGCGGAGGAACAAAACAACATTCCCCGGCTGAATTAAACGAACTCCTAGAACAAAGGGCGGCCGAAGTTGAGACTGGTATCGGCACAACCTCCGGTAATGCAGGATTTAATACCCTCAGCGAAGACATTGATCTGGTTTTTAAACTGTTTAGTCAAGTCCTTCGAGAACCTGCATTTGACCCAACTCAATTACAGTTAGCAAAAAACCAAAAACGGGGAGAAATTGCCCGTCGTAACGATGATCCAGACGATATCGCCGGTCGAGAGTTACGGCAACTCATCTATGGGAAAAATAGTCCCTATGGCCGCATTGAAGAATACGCCACCCTTGATAATATTACCCGTGAAGATGTGATCGGCTTTCATCAAGCCTATGTACGTCCTGATAACATGATTTTGGGCATTGTGGGAGACTTTGACCCCAAAACCATGAAAACCCTGATTCAAGAAACCTTGGGAGACTGGAAACCTGCTACCCCTACCCCTGGGGTAAAGATTCCCTCCGCCACACAAAAATATGATTCAGGGGTCTTTCTCGTCAATCAACCCCAATTAAACCAAAGTAGCGTTTTGTTGGGTCATTTAGGGGGACAGCTTGATAATCCTGACTACCCTGCCTTAAGTCTGGTTAATGGGGTCTTAAATGGTTTTGGCGGTCGTTTATTTAATGATCTGCGATCGCGTCAAGGGTTAGCTTATACCGTGTATGGTTCCTGGAATGCGGCCTATGACTATCCAGGATTATTTGTCGCGGGAGGACAAACCCGTTCTGAAACGACTGTTCAGTTTATTAACTCTTTAATGAAGGAAATTGAACGGTTAAGAAATAGTCCCATTACCCCAGAAGAATTAAGCTATGCCAAAGAATCAATTTTGAATTCTTTTGTCTTTAAATTCGAGAACCCCAGTCAAACTTTATCCCGTTTGATGACCTATGAATATTATGGTTATCCCAAGGATTTTATTTTTAGTTATCAACAGGGAGTCAAAGCAACCACTATTGAAGATATTCAACGGGTTGCCCAAAAATATCTTCAACCGGAGCAAATTATTACCCTAGTTGTCGGGAATGAGGAAACGATTAATCCTCCTCTTTCTCAATTGGGAAAAACGGTTAAAATAGTTGATGTTACGATTCCTGAAGGGAATAAAAGTTAA
- a CDS encoding SufS family cysteine desulfurase, with product MTAIKEKTIAAQVRADFPILHQEIHDKPLIYLDNAATSQKPVAVLDALRNYYEKDNANVHRGAHTLSVRATESYEGARDKIAKFINAASRQEIIFTRNATEAINLVAYSWGLNNLKPGDEIITSVMEHHSNIVPWQIVAQKTGAVIKYVQLTDNEDFDLECFKSLLSERTKLVTIVHVSNTLGCINPVEEVINLSHKFGAKILIDACQSVPHTAIDVQEMDCDWLVASGHKMCGPSGIGFLYGKQAILEEMPPFLGGGEMINEVFFDGFTCGELPHKFEAGTPAIGEAIALGAAVDYLTEIGMDNIHAYEEELTAYLFKKLEQIPKIRIYGPKPTEEGKGRAALAAFNIEGIHGSDLSTILDHEGIAIRSGHHCTQPLHRLFNASGSCRVSLYFYNTREEIDAFIVALQETIDFFMNMME from the coding sequence ATGACTGCTATTAAAGAAAAAACCATCGCCGCCCAAGTTCGTGCAGATTTCCCAATTTTACACCAAGAAATTCACGACAAACCCTTGATTTATTTAGACAATGCTGCTACTTCTCAAAAACCTGTAGCGGTACTCGATGCGTTGCGGAATTATTACGAAAAAGACAATGCAAATGTTCATCGTGGGGCCCATACTTTAAGTGTCAGAGCAACAGAATCTTATGAAGGGGCAAGAGATAAGATAGCCAAGTTTATTAATGCGGCTTCTCGACAAGAAATTATCTTTACCAGAAATGCAACTGAAGCTATCAATTTAGTCGCCTATAGTTGGGGGTTAAATAACTTAAAACCAGGGGATGAAATTATCACCTCTGTTATGGAACATCACAGTAATATTGTTCCCTGGCAAATTGTGGCTCAAAAGACAGGGGCCGTCATTAAATATGTTCAATTAACCGACAATGAAGACTTTGATTTAGAATGCTTCAAATCTTTGTTATCTGAGCGAACAAAATTAGTTACAATTGTCCATGTTTCTAACACATTGGGTTGTATTAATCCCGTAGAAGAAGTCATAAACCTATCTCATAAATTTGGGGCAAAAATCTTAATTGATGCTTGTCAAAGTGTTCCCCATACTGCTATTGATGTACAAGAAATGGACTGTGATTGGTTAGTCGCAAGTGGACATAAAATGTGTGGCCCGTCAGGGATCGGTTTCTTATATGGAAAGCAAGCAATTTTAGAAGAAATGCCCCCATTTTTAGGCGGGGGAGAAATGATTAATGAGGTCTTTTTTGATGGGTTTACCTGTGGAGAATTACCCCACAAATTTGAAGCAGGAACCCCCGCCATTGGAGAAGCGATCGCTTTAGGGGCAGCCGTTGATTATTTAACAGAAATTGGCATGGATAATATTCATGCTTATGAGGAAGAATTGACCGCTTATTTGTTTAAAAAACTGGAACAAATTCCTAAGATTAGAATCTATGGGCCAAAACCAACAGAAGAAGGCAAAGGGAGAGCCGCCTTAGCTGCATTTAACATTGAAGGAATACACGGTAGTGACTTATCAACCATCTTAGATCATGAAGGCATTGCTATTCGTTCCGGTCACCATTGTACTCAACCCTTACACCGCTTATTTAATGCCTCTGGAAGTTGCCGAGTAAGTTTATATTTCTATAATACTCGTGAAGAAATTGATGCCTTTATTGTGGCATTACAAGAGACGATTGATTTCTTTATGAATATGATGGAATAA
- the sufD gene encoding Fe-S cluster assembly protein SufD, translated as MNNPTLDKTSSETYLNNLLKQCQAKSSVIDAEYLQNLQKNAVSQVKELSLPTKRDEEWRFTDLSELYQLEFTAAKSATVSQEIADIFILPETQKSCIVFVNGQYVSELSNVSALSTDIYVGNLSNLSELQKNKIVKYLGKQEGERDAFTALNTAGINDAAVIWVNPNVIVENPIQLLFLAVANDTPTLIQPRTLVVAETGSSVSFVEYYGRLEQCSDVQQNQPYFTNSVTEIWLEDNAQINHSRIQRELADSFHIGKSAITQNQDSRYTCNEVNLGAKLSRHTLQIWQNGNQTETHLNGLTMIDNQQVSDTHTAVLLNHPYGTTHQLHKCIIDGNGHGVFNGKIFVPKPAQVTNATQLNRNLLLSSKARINTKPELQITADNVKCSHGATISQLEADELFYLQSRGLNETDARHLLIDAFAAEILERIPLNSLRQRLTQCVACRTVDA; from the coding sequence ATGAATAACCCAACCCTCGACAAAACCAGTTCAGAAACTTACCTAAACAACTTATTAAAACAGTGTCAAGCAAAGTCTTCTGTTATTGATGCTGAATATCTGCAAAACCTACAGAAAAATGCTGTTTCTCAAGTTAAAGAATTAAGTCTTCCTACTAAACGGGATGAAGAATGGCGATTTACTGATCTCTCTGAATTATATCAGCTAGAATTTACAGCAGCAAAATCCGCAACAGTTTCTCAAGAAATTGCTGATATCTTTATTTTACCTGAAACCCAAAAAAGCTGCATTGTTTTTGTCAATGGGCAATATGTTTCTGAGTTATCAAATGTTTCTGCTTTATCGACAGATATCTATGTCGGAAATTTAAGTAATCTTTCAGAATTACAAAAAAATAAAATTGTCAAGTATTTAGGAAAACAAGAAGGAGAAAGAGACGCTTTTACGGCATTAAATACGGCAGGAATTAACGATGCGGCGGTTATTTGGGTCAACCCTAATGTTATAGTTGAAAACCCCATTCAATTGTTATTTCTTGCCGTTGCTAATGATACTCCTACCCTCATTCAACCCCGTACCTTAGTAGTAGCAGAAACAGGGTCTAGTGTGTCCTTTGTTGAATATTATGGCAGACTTGAACAATGTTCTGATGTGCAACAAAATCAGCCCTATTTTACTAATTCTGTGACAGAAATTTGGTTAGAAGATAACGCCCAAATTAATCATAGTCGCATTCAGAGAGAATTAGCCGATAGCTTCCATATTGGTAAGAGTGCTATTACTCAAAATCAAGATAGTCGTTATACTTGTAATGAGGTAAATTTAGGCGCGAAATTATCTCGTCATACTCTACAAATTTGGCAAAACGGCAACCAGACAGAAACCCATCTTAACGGGTTAACCATGATTGATAATCAGCAAGTTTCAGATACTCATACTGCAGTTTTGCTCAATCATCCTTATGGTACTACTCATCAATTACATAAATGTATTATAGATGGTAATGGTCACGGTGTTTTTAATGGTAAAATTTTCGTTCCTAAACCTGCCCAAGTCACCAATGCCACCCAATTAAACCGGAACTTATTACTATCATCAAAAGCCCGTATTAATACCAAGCCAGAACTACAAATTACGGCGGATAATGTTAAATGTTCCCATGGGGCAACCATTAGTCAATTAGAAGCAGATGAACTCTTTTACCTACAGAGTCGGGGTTTAAATGAGACTGATGCCCGTCACCTTTTAATTGATGCCTTTGCCGCAGAAATATTAGAAAGAATTCCTCTAAATTCTTTGCGACAAAGACTGACTCAATGTGTTGCTTGTCGTACTGTAGATGCTTAA
- a CDS encoding chemotaxis protein CheW, which yields MLLLLFHLGDEKYAIDSKQVVEIIPQVLLRKLYQAPKYVAGVFNYRGKIVPAIDLCHLIGGYPCRHCLSTRIIMVNYPMPDATTRYVGLLAERVTDTMYKPKNEWIPTEVTSESTTYLGEMIPEKDGMIQRLRVEKLLSDSQRTWLLPENRSQ from the coding sequence ATGCTTTTACTGCTCTTTCACCTTGGGGATGAAAAATACGCCATTGACAGTAAACAGGTGGTAGAAATTATCCCCCAAGTTTTGCTGAGAAAACTATACCAAGCCCCGAAATATGTGGCAGGAGTCTTTAACTATCGTGGTAAAATTGTGCCGGCCATTGATTTATGTCATCTAATTGGGGGTTATCCCTGTCGTCATTGCCTCAGCACTCGGATTATCATGGTAAATTATCCCATGCCTGATGCTACAACGCGCTACGTCGGACTGCTGGCAGAGCGAGTGACGGATACCATGTATAAACCCAAAAATGAGTGGATTCCCACAGAAGTCACTTCTGAGTCCACGACTTATTTAGGTGAAATGATTCCCGAAAAAGACGGGATGATTCAACGACTACGGGTAGAAAAATTACTGTCAGACTCCCAACGGACATGGCTTTTACCTGAAAACCGGTCACAATAA